A part of Thermus oshimai DSM 12092 genomic DNA contains:
- a CDS encoding 1,9-bis(guanidino)-5-aza-nonane synthase: MDKKTLLSTPVEPIDIKAFDAGPILEAMGKTAFQARNLHRAAEIYLKMLQDDCAVILTLAGSLVSAGQGLIVHDLIRKGLVDAIVATGANIVDQDFFEALGHRHYQGDPKADDETLRRLWIDRIYDTYIDEAELRHTDYTIAEIADSLPPRPYSSREFIWHMGRYLAERGLGEKSIVRAAYEEGVPIFVPAFSDSSAGFGLVYHQVKNPKAHVTIDSVADFRELTEIKLKAGTTGLVMLGGGVPKNFAQDIVVAAEVLGHEVEMHKYAIQITVADERDGGLSGSTLSEAQSWGKVDAALSQMVFAEATLAFPLLASYVYHRAPARAKRRYADLFSVEVPA, translated from the coding sequence ATGGATAAGAAAACCCTCCTCTCTACGCCCGTGGAGCCCATTGACATCAAGGCCTTCGACGCCGGGCCCATCCTCGAGGCCATGGGCAAGACGGCCTTCCAGGCCAGGAACCTCCACCGCGCGGCGGAGATCTACCTGAAGATGCTCCAGGACGACTGCGCGGTGATCCTCACCCTGGCGGGGAGCCTGGTCTCGGCCGGGCAGGGCCTCATCGTCCACGACCTCATCCGCAAAGGGCTGGTGGACGCCATCGTGGCCACGGGGGCCAACATCGTGGACCAGGACTTCTTTGAGGCCCTGGGCCACCGCCACTACCAGGGGGACCCCAAGGCCGACGACGAGACCCTAAGGCGGCTCTGGATTGACCGCATCTACGACACCTACATTGACGAGGCCGAGCTCCGGCACACGGACTACACCATCGCCGAGATCGCGGACAGCCTCCCGCCCCGCCCCTACTCCAGCCGGGAGTTCATCTGGCACATGGGCCGGTATCTGGCCGAGCGGGGCCTGGGGGAGAAGAGCATCGTGCGGGCCGCCTACGAGGAGGGGGTCCCCATCTTCGTCCCCGCCTTCTCCGACTCCTCCGCGGGCTTCGGCCTGGTCTACCACCAGGTGAAAAACCCCAAGGCCCACGTGACCATAGACTCCGTGGCCGACTTCCGGGAGCTCACGGAGATCAAGCTCAAGGCCGGCACCACGGGCCTGGTCATGCTGGGGGGCGGGGTGCCCAAGAACTTCGCCCAGGACATCGTGGTGGCGGCGGAGGTCCTCGGCCACGAGGTGGAGATGCACAAGTACGCTATCCAGATCACCGTGGCCGACGAGCGGGACGGGGGGCTTTCGGGCTCCACCCTCTCCGAGGCCCAAAGCTGGGGCAAGGTGGACGCGGCCCTTTCCCAGATGGTCTTCGCCGAGGCCACCCTGGCCTTCCCCCTCCTCGCCTCCTACGTCTACCACCGGGCCCCCGCGCGGGCCAAGCGGCGCTACGCCGACCTCTTCTCCGTAGAGGTCCCCGCCTAA
- a CDS encoding menaquinone biosynthesis family protein has product MEFGFSPCPNDTFIFYALVHGLVPSPVPVEPVLEDVETLNRWALEGRLPLTKLSYAAFGRVRDRYVALRSGGALGRGVGPLVVARGPLRSLKGARVAIPGRNTTAFLLLSLYGEGFEPVEVRYDRILPLVAEGAVEAGLIIHESRFTYPQYGLAKVVDLGEWWEGETGLPLPLGAILARRDLGEDLIRALDLAVRASLEYAWAHPEEVLPYLKAHAQELSEEVIWAHVHTYVNPFSLDVGAEGEEAVRRFFQEAEARGLLPPSPHPPFL; this is encoded by the coding sequence ATGGAGTTCGGTTTTTCTCCCTGCCCCAACGACACCTTCATCTTCTACGCCCTGGTGCACGGCCTGGTGCCAAGCCCCGTCCCCGTGGAGCCCGTCTTGGAGGACGTGGAAACCCTAAACCGCTGGGCCCTGGAAGGGCGGCTTCCCCTTACTAAGCTCTCCTACGCGGCCTTCGGCCGGGTGCGGGACCGGTACGTGGCCCTACGGAGCGGGGGGGCCTTGGGCCGGGGGGTGGGGCCTCTAGTGGTGGCCAGGGGGCCCCTTCGGAGCCTAAAGGGGGCCCGTGTGGCCATCCCCGGGCGGAACACCACCGCCTTCCTCCTCCTTTCCCTTTACGGGGAGGGGTTTGAGCCGGTGGAGGTGCGCTACGACCGGATCCTGCCCCTGGTGGCGGAGGGAGCGGTGGAGGCGGGGCTCATCATCCACGAAAGCCGCTTCACCTACCCCCAGTACGGCCTCGCCAAGGTGGTGGACCTAGGGGAGTGGTGGGAAGGGGAGACGGGCCTTCCCCTCCCCTTGGGGGCCATCCTGGCCCGGCGGGACCTGGGGGAGGACCTCATCCGGGCCCTGGACCTTGCGGTAAGGGCCAGCCTGGAGTACGCCTGGGCCCACCCGGAGGAGGTCCTCCCGTACCTCAAGGCCCACGCCCAGGAGCTTTCCGAGGAGGTCATCTGGGCCCATGTGCATACCTATGTGAACCCCTTCAGCCTGGACGTGGGGGCGGAAGGGGAGGAGGCGGTGCGGCGCTTCTTCCAGGAGGCGGAGGCCCGGGGCCTCCTCCCGCCCTCCCCCCACCCCCCTTTCCTATAG
- a CDS encoding tetratricopeptide repeat protein: protein MPEELRAYLRERFSVQGPLSPGRFEAELAKRVGSPAKRAPLLRAWRAYLGGGGKEAVRSFYREVLKVPRGEALVYGMHLPFMEFYAEAVPERVEGRVLEVGPFTGALVGYLQSKRPDLSWHALEGVEEAYRLGQERVPGVVWHLGWGEEAELPPFDTLLLLSVFPEGYLGEVEGRLEPEEFWDRFQFFPRIAALARLLRPGGLLVYGHGPFLGKCPEGVEEGLRRLGFYGVERVGEGEYVLVLARRPETLALERAEAAREEAQEERVPVLASGGYPLEEARALLEAGRYAEVLALLPEETPPGAREAAYLRGRALFALSRFAEAEEAFREALSEEAEDYRALALVELGDYQRALPRLEGLAVRGGRYRLYLGRAYLGLGRYADALRQFVESGLPEAELYIQDTLERIAERMRRFAREGEWSEVSRRAEFVEDLSPRLLTREILRLGLRAALLQGLFARAERYARRLADLDEPEGFLGLALSALRVRSPLELRGQEDLKGVEPYLTEALARAETPEALLLLGMLREREGRYREALYLLEKAAGRGEGEVAGLAYHHLAQVKRALRRPLKEVLGDHKRAHALRAYPAPFLFRLAQEALEGGEEVLARELLSRARDAGLGAVEEEDLLGLLTLLERLEGPWAAFSVLYGALAKTPHPPLELLALAYRLSRSFRESLEAEAVRGQYLAALYGAGRLGEAEALLLSELQSRPQALEVLFDLAELYERKGAWAKAAEAWQKALEVAFYREKDLDLAREILKNLLFLRPQDESLALYLEELKAVREGLKALGEEARPLPEAPRELLEEDLPRFHGEHLLVVGGHTQLRSRLLPFLEERGLRVDWFDADSVGVGRESLRRIQTRLEKAHGLMIVSSYVGHDLSEPVRAQAEALGVPVYIIPGRARGVTGFLRALKDFAPEVFKRALKGVQ, encoded by the coding sequence ATGCCCGAGGAGCTGCGCGCGTATCTTAGGGAGCGTTTTTCCGTCCAGGGTCCCCTTTCCCCCGGGCGGTTTGAAGCGGAGCTCGCCAAGCGGGTGGGAAGCCCGGCCAAGCGGGCCCCCCTCCTCCGGGCCTGGCGGGCCTACCTGGGGGGCGGGGGGAAGGAGGCGGTGCGAAGTTTTTACCGCGAGGTCCTAAAGGTGCCCCGGGGGGAGGCCCTGGTGTACGGGATGCACCTTCCTTTTATGGAGTTCTACGCGGAGGCGGTGCCGGAAAGGGTGGAGGGGCGGGTGCTGGAGGTGGGGCCCTTCACGGGGGCTTTGGTGGGCTACCTCCAGAGCAAACGGCCCGACCTCTCCTGGCACGCCTTGGAGGGGGTGGAGGAGGCCTACCGCCTGGGGCAGGAGCGGGTGCCCGGGGTGGTCTGGCACCTGGGCTGGGGGGAGGAGGCGGAGCTTCCCCCCTTTGACACCCTCCTGCTCCTCTCCGTCTTCCCCGAGGGGTACCTGGGGGAGGTGGAGGGCCGGCTGGAGCCGGAGGAGTTTTGGGACCGCTTCCAGTTCTTCCCCCGCATCGCCGCCCTGGCCCGCCTCCTCCGCCCGGGGGGGCTTCTCGTCTACGGCCACGGGCCTTTCCTGGGCAAGTGCCCCGAGGGGGTGGAGGAGGGCCTTAGGCGCCTGGGCTTTTACGGGGTGGAGCGGGTGGGGGAGGGGGAGTACGTCCTGGTGCTCGCCCGCAGGCCCGAGACCCTGGCCCTGGAAAGGGCGGAGGCGGCGCGGGAGGAGGCCCAGGAGGAGCGGGTGCCCGTCCTGGCCTCCGGGGGTTACCCCTTGGAGGAGGCCCGGGCCCTTCTGGAGGCCGGGCGGTACGCGGAGGTCCTGGCCCTTCTCCCCGAGGAGACCCCGCCGGGGGCCCGGGAAGCGGCGTACCTGAGGGGCCGGGCCCTCTTCGCCCTCTCCCGCTTTGCCGAGGCGGAGGAGGCCTTCCGCGAGGCCCTTTCCGAGGAGGCGGAGGACTACAGGGCCTTGGCCCTGGTGGAGCTTGGGGACTACCAGCGGGCCCTGCCGCGCCTCGAGGGCCTGGCCGTGCGCGGGGGGCGGTACCGGCTCTATTTGGGCCGGGCCTACCTGGGCCTGGGGCGCTACGCGGACGCCCTCCGGCAGTTCGTGGAGTCGGGCCTCCCCGAGGCGGAGCTCTACATCCAAGACACCCTGGAGCGCATCGCCGAGCGCATGCGCCGCTTCGCCCGGGAAGGGGAGTGGAGCGAGGTGAGCCGCCGGGCGGAGTTCGTGGAGGACCTCTCCCCTAGGCTCCTCACCCGGGAGATCCTCCGGCTTGGGCTTAGGGCGGCCCTCCTTCAGGGGCTTTTCGCCCGGGCGGAGCGCTACGCCCGCCGCCTGGCCGACCTGGACGAGCCCGAGGGTTTCTTGGGCCTGGCCCTTTCCGCCCTTAGGGTCCGGAGCCCCCTGGAGCTTCGGGGCCAGGAGGACCTTAAGGGGGTGGAGCCCTACCTCACCGAAGCCCTGGCCCGCGCCGAAACCCCGGAGGCCCTCCTCCTCCTGGGGATGCTCCGGGAAAGGGAGGGGCGCTACCGGGAGGCCCTTTACCTCCTGGAAAAGGCGGCGGGCCGGGGGGAAGGGGAGGTGGCGGGCCTGGCCTACCACCACCTGGCCCAGGTGAAAAGGGCCCTGAGGCGCCCCCTCAAGGAGGTCTTGGGGGACCACAAGCGGGCCCACGCCCTAAGGGCCTACCCCGCCCCCTTCCTCTTCCGCCTGGCCCAGGAGGCCCTGGAGGGGGGGGAGGAGGTGCTGGCCCGGGAGCTCCTCTCCCGGGCCCGGGACGCGGGGCTTGGGGCGGTGGAGGAGGAGGACCTCTTGGGGCTTTTAACGCTCCTGGAACGGCTGGAGGGCCCCTGGGCCGCCTTCAGCGTCCTCTACGGGGCCCTGGCCAAGACCCCCCACCCCCCCTTGGAGCTCCTCGCCCTGGCCTACCGGCTTTCCCGCTCCTTCCGGGAGAGCCTCGAGGCCGAGGCGGTGCGGGGCCAGTACCTGGCGGCCCTCTACGGGGCGGGGCGGCTTGGCGAGGCGGAGGCCCTGCTCCTTTCCGAGCTGCAAAGCCGCCCCCAGGCCCTGGAGGTCCTCTTTGACCTGGCGGAGCTCTACGAGCGCAAGGGGGCCTGGGCCAAGGCGGCGGAGGCCTGGCAGAAGGCCCTGGAGGTGGCCTTCTACCGGGAAAAGGACCTGGACCTGGCCCGGGAGATCCTGAAAAACCTCCTCTTCCTGAGGCCCCAGGACGAGAGCCTGGCCCTCTACCTGGAGGAGCTAAAGGCGGTGCGGGAGGGCCTAAAGGCCTTGGGGGAGGAGGCCCGCCCCCTGCCCGAGGCCCCCAGGGAGCTTCTGGAGGAGGACCTCCCCCGCTTCCACGGGGAGCACCTTTTGGTGGTGGGGGGGCACACCCAGCTCCGCAGCCGCCTCCTCCCCTTCCTGGAGGAGCGGGGGCTAAGGGTGGACTGGTTTGACGCGGACAGCGTGGGCGTGGGGCGGGAGTCCTTGAGGCGCATCCAGACCCGCCTGGAGAAGGCCCACGGCCTCATGATCGTCTCCAGCTACGTGGGGCACGACCTTTCCGAGCCGGTGCGGGCCCAGGCGGAGGCCTTGGGGGTGCCGGTCTACATCATCCCCGGGCGGGCCCGCGGGGTGACGGGGTTCTTAAGGGCCCTCAAGGACTTCGCCCCCGAGGTCTTCAAGCGGGCCCTCAAGGGGGTACAGTAG
- a CDS encoding Glu/Leu/Phe/Val family dehydrogenase — MKSEPLSYLGKDDGPWRIFTEQVDRVVPYLGRLAPLAESLKRPKRILVVDVPIHLDDGTVAYFEGYRVHHNTARGPAKGGVRYHPQVTLSEVMALAAWMTIKNAAVGLPYGGGKGGIRVDPKKLSVRELERLTRRYTSEVGILLGPDRDIPAPDVNTGEREMAWMMDTFSMNVGRTVPGVVTGKPIALGGSLGRRDATGRGVFVTAAAAAAKIGLPIEGSRVAIQGFGNVGNAAARIFHDHGAKVVAVQDATGTVYREEGIDPYDLLRHVAETGGVRGYPKAEPLPNPEFWALPVEFLIPAALEAQITEHNAWRIQARIIAEGANGPTTPAADDILQEKGVLVVPDVIANAGGVTVSYFEWVQDFNSYFWSEEEINARLEKVLRNAFEAVWQVAEEKRIPLRTAAYVVAATRVLEARALRGLYP; from the coding sequence ATGAAGAGCGAACCGCTTTCCTACTTGGGTAAGGACGACGGACCTTGGCGCATCTTCACGGAGCAGGTGGACCGGGTGGTCCCCTACCTGGGGCGGCTTGCCCCCTTGGCGGAAAGCCTCAAGCGGCCCAAGCGCATCCTGGTGGTGGACGTGCCCATCCACCTGGACGACGGCACCGTGGCCTACTTTGAGGGCTACCGGGTCCACCACAACACCGCCCGCGGCCCGGCCAAGGGGGGGGTGCGCTACCACCCCCAGGTCACCCTCTCCGAGGTCATGGCCCTGGCCGCCTGGATGACCATCAAAAACGCCGCGGTGGGCCTGCCCTACGGGGGGGGTAAGGGGGGGATCCGGGTGGACCCCAAGAAGCTTTCCGTGAGGGAGCTTGAGCGCTTAACCCGCCGCTACACCTCGGAAGTGGGCATCCTCCTGGGCCCGGACCGGGACATCCCCGCCCCCGACGTGAACACCGGGGAGCGGGAGATGGCCTGGATGATGGACACCTTCTCCATGAACGTGGGCCGCACCGTGCCCGGGGTGGTCACGGGGAAGCCCATCGCCCTAGGGGGCTCTCTGGGCCGGAGGGACGCCACCGGGCGGGGGGTCTTCGTCACCGCCGCCGCGGCCGCGGCCAAGATCGGCCTCCCCATTGAGGGGAGCCGGGTGGCCATCCAGGGCTTCGGCAACGTGGGGAACGCCGCGGCCCGCATCTTCCACGACCACGGGGCCAAGGTGGTGGCCGTCCAGGACGCCACGGGCACGGTCTACCGCGAGGAGGGGATAGACCCCTACGACCTCCTCCGCCACGTGGCCGAGACCGGGGGGGTGCGGGGCTACCCCAAGGCCGAGCCCCTGCCGAACCCCGAGTTCTGGGCCCTGCCCGTGGAGTTCCTCATCCCCGCGGCCCTCGAGGCCCAGATCACCGAGCACAACGCCTGGCGCATCCAGGCCAGGATCATTGCCGAGGGGGCCAACGGCCCCACCACCCCCGCCGCGGACGACATCCTGCAGGAAAAGGGCGTTTTGGTGGTGCCGGATGTCATCGCCAACGCGGGCGGGGTCACGGTGAGCTACTTTGAGTGGGTGCAGGACTTCAACTCCTACTTCTGGTCCGAGGAGGAGATCAACGCCCGCCTGGAGAAGGTCCTGCGGAACGCCTTTGAGGCGGTGTGGCAGGTGGCGGAGGAGAAGCGGATCCCCTTGCGCACCGCCGCCTACGTGGTGGCCGCCACCCGGGTCCTGGAGGCCCGGGCCCTTCGGGGGCTTTACCCCTAG
- a CDS encoding GNAT family N-acetyltransferase: MRPDWPRFGRVTLKPMAEGLSEEEWRGLYDTFRDPEVAEWNGASPLKTPFWLFKRFVLAENRRKDRLAFVILDEEGAYVGTLELYNLTPEEATLGILLKRERWGQGYGTEAVRAALAYAFGPLGLKRVRLRTFAHNLRARRAFLKAGFREVGESPGPRGQRDVHMEVRREDFSPQA, translated from the coding sequence ATGCGCCCGGACTGGCCCCGCTTTGGCCGCGTGACCCTGAAGCCCATGGCCGAGGGGCTTTCCGAGGAGGAGTGGCGGGGCCTTTACGACACCTTTCGCGACCCCGAGGTGGCGGAGTGGAACGGGGCGAGCCCCCTAAAGACCCCCTTTTGGCTCTTCAAGCGCTTTGTATTGGCGGAGAACCGCCGCAAGGACCGCCTGGCCTTCGTCATCCTGGACGAGGAAGGGGCCTATGTGGGCACCCTGGAGCTCTACAACCTCACCCCGGAGGAGGCCACCCTGGGCATCCTCCTCAAGCGGGAGCGCTGGGGCCAGGGCTACGGCACGGAGGCGGTGCGGGCGGCTTTGGCCTACGCCTTCGGCCCCTTGGGGCTTAAGCGGGTGCGCCTCCGCACCTTTGCCCACAACCTCCGCGCCCGCCGGGCCTTCCTGAAGGCCGGCTTCCGGGAGGTGGGGGAAAGCCCCGGGCCCCGGGGCCAGCGGGACGTGCACATGGAGGTAAGGCGTGAGGATTTTAGCCCCCAGGCTTAG
- a CDS encoding 2-hydroxyacid dehydrogenase: MRILAPRLREEVFALLPEGVEVRFLDEPWPKGADLFIPPFGQEEVVRKVFAEVEVRVVQTLSAGVDWILPLLPPGVTLCDGSGIHDAPVAEWVVMALLALLKDLPGFLEAKKEGRWAPKRLEDLEGKTVLLLGYGSIGRAVEARLRPFGVEVLPVAKHARPGVYTPKDLPHLLPQADAVVLLLPLTPETQKAVDQAFLERMKPGALLVNAGRGGLVDTEALLKALEAGRVRAALDVTDPEPLPEGHPLWARAQLLTPHVAGLSEGFTRRAARFLAEQVGRYLRGEPLLNVVQEGY, encoded by the coding sequence GTGAGGATTTTAGCCCCCAGGCTTAGGGAAGAGGTCTTCGCCCTCCTCCCCGAGGGGGTGGAGGTGCGCTTCCTGGACGAGCCCTGGCCTAAGGGAGCGGACCTCTTCATCCCCCCCTTCGGCCAGGAAGAGGTGGTGCGGAAGGTGTTTGCGGAGGTGGAGGTGCGGGTGGTCCAGACCCTCTCCGCGGGGGTGGACTGGATCCTGCCCCTTCTCCCGCCGGGGGTGACCCTCTGCGACGGTTCGGGGATCCACGACGCCCCGGTGGCGGAGTGGGTGGTCATGGCCCTCCTGGCCCTCCTCAAGGACCTGCCGGGCTTCCTGGAGGCAAAGAAGGAAGGGCGCTGGGCCCCGAAGCGGCTTGAGGACCTCGAGGGCAAGACCGTCCTCCTCCTGGGCTACGGTTCCATCGGCCGGGCGGTGGAGGCCAGGCTTAGGCCCTTCGGGGTGGAGGTCCTCCCCGTGGCCAAGCACGCCCGGCCCGGGGTCTACACCCCCAAGGACCTCCCCCACCTCCTTCCCCAGGCGGACGCGGTGGTCCTCCTCCTCCCCCTCACCCCCGAGACCCAGAAAGCAGTGGACCAGGCCTTCCTGGAGCGGATGAAGCCGGGGGCCCTCCTGGTGAACGCGGGCCGGGGCGGCCTGGTGGACACCGAGGCCCTCCTTAAGGCCCTGGAGGCGGGCCGGGTGCGGGCGGCTTTGGACGTGACGGACCCCGAGCCCCTCCCCGAGGGCCACCCCCTGTGGGCCAGGGCCCAGCTCCTCACCCCCCACGTGGCCGGGCTTTCCGAGGGCTTCACCCGCCGGGCGGCCCGGTTTTTGGCGGAGCAGGTGGGGCGCTACCTCCGGGGGGAGCCCCTTCTTAACGTGGTGCAGGAGGGGTACTGA